Proteins from a genomic interval of Candidatus Fermentibacter sp.:
- a CDS encoding TIGR00725 family protein: MAGPFSTVSIAGSADAPEGDLAFARRLGFLLGSSGYTVVCGGGPGVMEEACRGARDAGGLTVGILPGTDPSEGNPFLDIVLPTGLGLGRNRAVALAGSCLVAVGGANGTLSEIACALQAGRPVCCHGTWSVIPGVAQAATPEEAFSFVEECGRRRS; this comes from the coding sequence ATGGCCGGACCTTTCAGCACGGTTTCGATCGCCGGTTCCGCGGATGCGCCCGAAGGGGATCTCGCATTCGCGAGGAGGCTGGGCTTCCTTCTCGGCTCGTCCGGCTACACCGTGGTCTGCGGTGGAGGCCCCGGCGTGATGGAGGAGGCCTGCAGGGGCGCACGGGACGCCGGCGGGCTGACTGTCGGTATCCTGCCCGGCACGGATCCTTCCGAGGGGAATCCCTTTCTGGACATCGTTCTGCCCACCGGGCTCGGGCTCGGCCGGAACAGGGCCGTGGCCCTTGCCGGATCGTGCCTCGTGGCGGTCGGCGGCGCGAACGGCACACTGTCCGAGATCGCATGCGCGCTCCAGGCCGGGAGGCCTGTGTGCTGCCACGGGACATGGTCAGTGATACCGGGCGTGGCCCAGGCCGCGACCCCGGAGGAGGCCTTCTCGTTCGTCGAGGAGTGCGGGAGGAGACGGTCATGA
- a CDS encoding small multi-drug export protein — MGEWILAKLAFLPDWAQMLLLSAIPLTELRASIPIAFTLMKDAWGWNWWQIYILAVAGNMLPVPFILWLLDPVSRFLSRWRIFRRFFEGVFERARKRAGSSIEKYEALGLAVFVAIPLPMTGAWSGCVAAMLFGIPFRLALPSIALGVAGAGAIVTLVMTGVLAGAGFLIGR; from the coding sequence ATGGGTGAATGGATCCTCGCTAAACTGGCATTCCTGCCCGACTGGGCCCAGATGCTGCTGCTCTCCGCGATCCCCCTCACGGAGCTCAGGGCGAGCATCCCGATAGCGTTCACCCTGATGAAGGACGCGTGGGGCTGGAACTGGTGGCAGATCTACATCCTCGCGGTCGCGGGCAACATGCTCCCGGTGCCCTTCATACTCTGGCTGCTGGACCCCGTCAGCAGGTTCCTCTCGAGGTGGCGGATCTTCAGGAGGTTCTTCGAGGGAGTGTTCGAGCGGGCCAGGAAGAGGGCCGGGAGCAGCATAGAGAAGTACGAGGCGCTCGGTCTGGCCGTGTTCGTGGCCATACCCCTGCCGATGACCGGAGCCTGGTCGGGGTGCGTGGCCGCCATGCTCTTCGGCATCCCGTTCCGTCTGGCCCTTCCCTCGATCGCGCTCGGAGTGGCGGGGGCCGGGGCGATAGTGACCCTCGTGATGACCGGAGTGCTCGCCGGAGCGGGTTTCCTCATCGGGCGTTGA